Part of the Lotus japonicus ecotype B-129 chromosome 6, LjGifu_v1.2 genome, tttttatgaattctACTGTTAATCACAATTATTGAGTATTTTAGACTCCCTCTGTtcttatttaactgtccactttgggTGGAagcacacatattaagggtgtaattaattttgttgttttttagAAAAAGTGAGGATTGTTTTCCTAGTTTACCCTTTAAAGTGTgtgttatctctcctcatttattgttctgtTAAGGGCATTATATGTAAAAGCATCATTTAATGCTTtcttgaaatgctaagtggacagttaaatatgaacaaaaaaatttcttcaaaatggacagttaaataggaacggagggggTATATGTGAACAATATAATGTTGTATTTACTAAGACATACACCCATTagtccgtgcgatgcacggataatTTTTTACGAACTCCACTGTTAATTACTATTATTGAGTATTTGATATATGTGGAATAATACAATGATGTATTTACTAAgacatacaattttaattagtcaAACACTTATATGTCGTTATTATCTTATGTTTATGTTTAAATGTTTATCTTTCTTATAGATATGAATTAGATGAGTTTCAAATGTTCATTGTGTTTGACCCCTCTTGACTTGTTCTTTGGCGCATATCAAGgcgaataaaaaaaatagtatagAAAAATTATTCAAAAATATAGCTTTAATGTTGTAATGGTTAATACTTTAGTACAACGTGGAGGCAAAAATGGAATTAAATAGCTTCAAGATAAACACTTGTTAGTTGTTACATTCTCAACTTTGCAGAATTTCTTTTCCATTAGAGTAAACTTTTTCATCTAGCCACACTTTCTTCCAAACTTGTTCAGCCAATACCTAAACATCATTTAAGTAAATAGGAAACAGTTTGATTAAAATCAAGTAAGATTTCCAACACAAAAAAATGATACATGCATAAGCACTGAAAAGTATACGAAAATCAAATCTATTTCAAGAAGCTTGCAGGAAACTTTTGGATTTGAATCCAAACATACTCAAGGTGTCTAACAAATGTATTGAACAATCTAtgcttaaaaaatatttagaggATATAGAGCTTAGATACATAGCTTGAAAAATCATACACATATAAGGATCATATATAGCATGATCTGGTACAAGGTAGCCAAGAGTGCCCTTAAGTGTTGTAGTCAAATGCATCCAACCTTAAGAGCTGGTTTTAAGTTCATCAAGAGTATCCAAGTATAAATCTAAAGAACCATTGTCACAAAATGTTAATTGCTCAAATTAATGAATCACCATGTCTGCAACTTATTCATTCACACCGAGACTGATATAGTATAGAAGTTATTTCTCAAGGTCAAGATTCTGTTGACTTGAAGAAGCCATCATCATCCCAGGTTTAGAAACATCTGATCTCAATATCTCTTTCTTGTCTTTCCCTTACTTGGGTTATGGGGTGGTGAATCTTTCATTAATTTGGTTCGCTGAACACAGATTCACATTGCTTCAAATAGACATGTCTATATGGGCAAATTTCGCTTGAGCATAAGCTTGCAAAAAAATAAGAAGTATTCGGTGTCGACTCAAGAATGACCTGCATAACAAATAAATTGAACTCAAACTTTAAAGCAAGAAGGTAATTCAGCAGACACATTCAATTCGTTTTGAACCCATATATAACAAAACCTTATGGGTCAATTAGAAGTTGGGAGTAGAACTTAAACCATTCAAGAACTTAATACATACCGAAATATTTTAGGGATCATGAATATAAGGACACTTCCCACATCCCTGTTACATTTACCAAATCTTGTGAACAATAATCCCTCCATCCTTATGAATATATTGAACAGATGTATAATTCTAAAAATCAATTCTTCCGGTTCCTGAATTCATGATCGACACCTCGACGTTTAGTCACCACCAAAAGCTCTACTTTGCAAACTTTAGCATATTTCCTCTTCCAACCTTTTTGAGGTATCTCCTGAAAAGGTGCAAACAAATATACATAAAAAGAAAGCAAAGTTCACTATCATTACTAATTAGAGAATGttctaatataaaaattaaatgacCCAGCCACATATGAACAATCCATATTAAATGTTTGATGCTGATAGTTAAGAGAAAGATGAATCAGAACTTTTAGAAAATTAGAGAAAAGACCCAATGAGTGAAGGTGGACTATAAATACCTGTCATCTGTTAGCTCAACCTGTATAACCTGGTAACTTTGGAACCCAAAAAAACACAGTCAAGCATAAAGGAAAGCAGTTAGCTAGATGAGATTGACTTTTGGGGAGTTTGATTAATACTATAGGTTGTTAAGGAGATGCCCTGTGTACCGAGCAGCAACCAAGGAGAAGTCACCGCTTCTCCAAATAGTGGAGTTGTTAAGTTGAGATATCCATTAGAAATAGATTTTAGAGTCATATACAGCTATAAGGAATAAAAGCTAAGATCCAAATATATTCAATTTGAACAATTCAGAACTTGAAGTAAACAAATAAATCATAAATCATAATTGCccattaagaaaaataaaatgatcaaGTACATAGAAGGTGAAGTAAAAGaactaaatataatttaaaatcaagtggatgaaaattaataaattggtAAACACCAATTAAAACTTTACTCATTCTAATTTCAATGTGAAAAGCAGCAAAGACCAGCAAATAACACTTTCTTCAAGTGAGAGAAGTCAACCCTTAGGAATGACTAACCTAAAATCAGTCTTTACATAATTTTTTCCTACCTACCCTTCTTCCCTccctttttttaatattttcaaccAATAAAAGTTAAACCTCAAAATATTAGTAACCATAGTGGGCAAACAAAATGTTTAGCAAGTGTATTCACGTTCTCTAAAGTAATGATCTTATATAGACATGGAATAAAATGGTACATGACATGAGGTGTAACTTCTCCTAATCAGTCAATTACTCATCTTACACACATTTGGAAAAAATAATGCAACAGGGAAATAACAACACTTTCAACTACAAAACATAAAAAGCAGTTTGTCTTACACACTAACACCAACTAACTCTTGTTAGTATGACTAAGAAATAGACAAACATACCAATAGGAAAACAGAGTGGAGATGCCGGGACAACTTGTGCCATCTTCCCCTCCTTGTACTTCTGAAGTATAAAAGTTAACTTCCCATCACAACAGAGTCAATAATACTGTTCTTGCATTGTTTGAAAAATCAagaatgaaaaatcaaaatttctCTAAGTGAAATGGGATTTTAGAGTTTAATCAAGAAGAAAACGATGAGAATTTTGCAGGGGAAAATAAATTCAGCTTCAAGTGTATCCTTTCTTTGATTTAAAGTGAAACCAGTCACATGAAAAACATCATAAAACAAATGAAGCAGCAGAACAACCTCACCTTTAGGAAAGGTCCTATCTTTTGAACAGCTGAAAAATGAGATTAAAAAACAATCTTACAAAATAAACTCACCTTAGACTTATATAAACACATAGATTAGCAGTGGTTCCACTTTAATTTCCTCCTTGTTTAGCCTTAGATTTTTCTCATTCCTGCTGAGCCTATAACATATCTTCTCTAGTGGGCTATTAGATAGAATAGAATCCCAAAAACACATGATCACAAACAAATTGGCTTTACAAAAAATCTGTCATTTCCATTCTGATTTGGCCAAAAAGCTTTCTTGACAGCATAAGCTAGGACCCAAGAATTCAATAACATAAGCCAACACCAAGGGTAACCAAAGCCAATAAAATAACCTGTGCATTTCATGACCACAACGTCTAGGAACATATTCATTGACCAAGGCTTGTTATGCCACAATAACTTAGCATCTCCTATGATAACAGCAAGATACAAAGGGTTTTTCTACACAAAATCACCTAGATACAGAAGCAATGATCATTTCCTACACAGCCAAATACACCAATTTGCAACTATGGAGCTCCCTTTCTGATCAACCTTGCTCTGATCTTTCATGCTTCTCTTCCAGGGCATAAGCTTTGAATGGAATCTGCATATAAAGGAGAAATAAGAGAATATGAGAATTCAAACAGAACAAACAAATCAATGAAATTAGTGGAAATAAAGGGGATTTCAAACAGAAGGAGAGGGGAAATGTGTTGAACGGAAGTTCACAGCAAGGGGTATTTATAGCAAAAATTCAAAACTACACTGACAGGACCACACCTCTAGCAGATGTAGGCAACCAGACTACAAAAGTGTAAACAAATATCCAAATCTCAATAAACAAATTCTATAATAAACATAAAGCTTGCAGAAGTATGAAAATTAATTGAGATTGGGATTGATACTGACCATTTGATCACAAAATCAACCTTCGAAGATGCATTTTTCCCAAAAAGTTCGGCAACTGAGAAGAGGGAATGACGGATGAACAGCAACCGACGACGAAAACAAAGGCGACATCAGATCAATCGAAAAGACGAAGTTGATGGATTGGTGAGAAGTGGATGGAAAGAGCAACTTAAACACGGAAACACATCTAGGGTTTGGATGGATTTGGAGAAGAGGAAAGCTAGCTAGGGTTGATTTCAGAAGAGAAATCAATGAAAAAGAAGATGACGAAGGGTACAACGGAGTGGGTGAAGAGGGAGAGGCAACACGCGATTGCTAGCTAGTGTACGGCGGAGTGGGTGGAGAGCAGAGGCAACACGCGATTGAGATGGGGATGATGACTGGTTAGTCGTATCCCAAAGGCCAttggaaaaaatgaaaactaaagGAAAGAAAGCCAGATGGCGGAAGCTGATTGGAGGTTTTGTAGGAATAGTGAATTGCAAACTtgagaataagaagtagtagatgtTGGGTcattttttatctatatttttttACACTTTGAAAAATCTTAATATAAAAACGAAATTACGATAGAAGGAGAAAACTTTGATATATGCCACGAAACAAACCCCTCTCATGAAGTCTGTCTAAGAAGCATGAAATTCATCTATATCTAGTGTGCATGCTGATAATTTTCTCCATTTACGGGTAGATATAAACGTTTGTATTATCAATAAGAACATCTGCTGCTTTCATACAATAAATACACTCACAGCACTATGATACCCTGATTCCCAAGCATGTATAAGACCAAATTCTACAATCAGTAAATTTGCAAGAAACAAACCCCTCTCATGAAGTCTGTCTAAGAAGCATGAAATTCATCTTCCATTAGAAAGTCAGTTCTCATTCACTACGAGGTGCACCCTAATTGGGTTCGTGACACTCGTCATAGTAGAAGGCGAATGTTGTGAGGTCTAGTTCGACTAGTCTTGAAGTGCAAGCTAAATCTGATGAAAAATAAAGTTAATATGTCAGTTCTTACCTTGAAAAATAAAGTTGTTTCTCCACTTTCACAGTTACCAAACAACTGCTACAACAATAGTACTATTTTACTACCGCAACAATATGAAGAACTAATTACCTTATGGAATCGCAGGTAACAAAGTTCGACAAATGACTCAAACATCTAGAGCACAAGCAATGTTGGAATAAAAATCCAAATCCTCTACAACATCTTCGCACTTGGGCAATTTGCTATAGCACCGAGATGACATTGATGCCTCATACAGTTGGTTGGTAGAGTATTCTTCTCAATCACCCATAAGAAAAGCGAACCTTTTTAGGTGTACTACTTTTTTAGATTGATTTTCACATTCTATGATCAAAATTATCATCATTAGTTAGTCCATCATAAATCAATGACATATTATATAAATCATTTTGTGTTCGTTTACAGGTAAAGGCATCATTTCCTTTTATTGCACAGAGTATCATGATGTTATGAATTTCATCCAAAATTTGCTAAAGTGCAATTGTATAGAGTTGGGCAAATTTGCATTGCCCATTATCCCACAAATCAACAATCCTAAGGTTCACATCAGAAATATGCTAAGAGAGTATACAGTTACAAATTCTCCCATTCTCAACCAGCCCTCTACCTTAGCGAAGAACTTCCATCCCCCAAAAGCACCCAAACTCATTGGCCTTCATGGTACTCTTCCAAACTTACGAGCTTTCCTGACTAATAACCAGCAGAAAGCACTGAATTATTAGCAAGATATTTCAAATTTTGTTTGTTATACCAAGATATTCCCACCATCGACTGTCATAAAACTAATCACCTTGAGGTTTCAAGATTGTATTAAATGTTCAAGTTTCTTCCAACAAATCTTTCTCCAAACATACATACTGTTCATAGATCGAACTTTAAATTAAATGCTTAATGAATTCAAATATCTAACATCTACACTTTATTAGTTAGGTTGGGAGGTATTTATTTCTTAAGATTATCAACAATATGTATTTGTAAAACTTGAGAACCGTACAAACCCATTCCTGACTATATTATATGAAAGGATTATCAAATTATCGCGAAAAATATAGTATTATCAAATTAGTTTTATGAAAAATTAACCTCCAACTTACTTCTAAACTGACCATTTTATTTAGTGATTAATTTCTATGTACCgacgacggtgtaaaaagttttataccatcattcaatcacaaccttccatttcctattttgagatattcttaaatttaaaattaattataaactaacaaaatggaggaatgtgattgaatgatggtgtaaaacttatttacaccgtcggtgcatagaaattaatttttttttatacaaaaacAAAGATACAGAATTAATGTGAGCAAATTGAGTGTAATTAGAAGGTCAAATTTGGTTCTACTTTTGCAACAATTAGAACGAAATTGTATTGAAATGTTGTTGTAGCTGCCATTTCAGTTGCAAATAACATCACTCGTTTTCTTCACCCCGCGATCCAAATCTCTGTTGCGGAGGAGAAGATGGCAACGGAGAGATACGCTTCTCCGCCAGCCACCACATCGCCGGAGGACAACGCTCTGTGAGTTAAACCGCTCCCAATTTCGCTTTTCAATTTTCTTCCATTCACTTCTGAATCGCATTTCACCCTCCCAGCTTCAATTTCAACTATCCCGCAAGTGCAGTGACGATCATTGCACAATTAGGGCGTATTCTGATGCTTCATCTTGTTTTTGCTGTTGCAGTTTTCTTGACATACTGCATGAGGCTCCTCTGTTTGCTCACCGTAAAGCAGCGAGGATTGTTGGCAGCGTTTTCTATTGCATACTCTTGGCAAGTTGAATTTTCTGGATTCATGTGTTGATGGTTGATTTGGCAATgattttgaatattttattgAATTGGAGAGTGGTCGGTCATGTTAAGATTATTCATGTGAATTGCTTATTGTTTCTTCCATTTTAGGCAGGTTATGCTACTTTGGCAATTGGAGCTACATGGATTTTTCGTCCCGTGCAAGGGTTGATGTCTCCGGTGCTCTGTAGTTGCGATGTTCTTCTTTTGCTATTGACAGGTTTGGTATTGGAATTTGGAACTACATTCAATGAATTAGGTTTTCTCAATTCTTATGTATCTGAATGTGCATTTAGGATCACTGTGTTCACCAGAAGAAAGTATCTGATATGCTAGGTTGTAGTTCATTGAATTTGGGCTTAGCGTAGTGGGATAAAATTGTCTGTGCATTGCTGCTTTTGTTCTCGAAAGGAACTTCCACTGATGGTGAAATGCTTTTTACAAATTTTTGAAGAGTTGTTTTGTTCCATTTTGGAACAGTAGATTGGAATACATATATCTGACAGTGCCTCTACTTTCAGTTGAATGAGTTGCAAACATTTTTTTAAGGATATCTCAGAAAACTAACAATGTTTtcccaattttcaattttcttgttTTAAAAATATGATATAAGGACACTTGCTGGGCATTGTTCTTCACTTGAGACTAGTGATGGGTGTCTTTGTTCTTCAAACATAAAACACTGTAGCAATTTGATCCAAGAATCAAACATGCAAACATGAGGGTGAATTGCCTTCCAAAATTACAAATGGCACCGCATGAAACCCCCCTTCCTTCCAAAATAAAATCTACAAGTCACTATAGAATCCAAACTCAATCGCACTCAATGCTTTGGAGTTTACGTTATTATTTTGttcagatatttttttttttgtgaatacaTTTATTTTGTTCAGATATGCTGATGTATAAAACTAACAatgttataaatataatataaaatcattcatgtgttgTCATCGagcagcttaagcttttgggagtTAGTTCATGACATAGCATCTAAACTTCTATGATCAAGTATTCTAGAGTTTGATCCTTGTTGTTTCATTCTTCTAATAAACAGTCAAATTTCAATACAAGATAGGTGGCCTGTTCATAATTCACACTTCAAGGTTCAAGCCCAAAGGTCTCTTGCATGAGTTATGTTAGAACTAGaagtataaattaatttattcatttACTTTCACTTAACAACTTAAGCTTCTGGAAGAGTTGGTTCCTGTCAAACAAATATTGTAGGTAGCTTAATAAGCCTTAGTTTAATTTATTAGACAATATAAGCTTCTCCTACTTATACTTCATATTTAAAGAACGAAGTTTGATTGGGTTTAAAGGCCATATTTTGACTGTTTTCAGGAATCTTTCAACAATATCTGGTTTATCAAGTGCAGAAGATACGTTTGCAGGTAATTCATATAATGGAAAGGACTTCATTATCATAGTAGTTTCTGAATTTGTCTATCTCCCTCATGTGCATGTTCAACTGCGCATTTTTTGGTGTCGGAGAGTTCGTCAATAGAGTGAGAACTATAAAATAATTGAATTACCAATACtgttgttgctgaagaatgggttTGAGTTATGCTTGGTGGTGTTTTACTgtttaattaactttttttttatcactaATGTGATTTTCAGGGCTATTATAGTTTCAGCCAGAAGTTGAAATTTATTGTTCGCATACCCTTTGCCGTTACAGCTTATGGTATGCATTTCAGTGTTTAGACTTTAACTTTCAGGTCATACTTAATATGTGAAGTTAGTTGATATGTGTCAAGAATCAATTAAACACCCATTAAATTGTTAGGTGAATACATAACATAGATAGTGTTATACGAGTTGTTGATGATGTGAATATTTCAGCTATTCGATTTAATGTCAGGAACTGCTGCCATGCTACTTGTTATAGTCTGGAAAGCTTACACTGGTTTTCTGTCAATCTCTGCAATATTGAGGTATATTCATCATTTGGTTGTACTTGTCTACTCAAGACATTTATTAAGGATAGATTAAATTGAATTATAAAATGGAATATGAGCAAGAGCAAGAGTATGCTGCTTCTAAATATGAAGGACTAAAtctttcatcagaatcttctttCCGATAAAAGATGTTATTGACATTTGTTGATGATTAATGCTACAACTTCTTCACCATATTTTATTGGAGGTAGTGCATGGTGGCATGGAGTACAGGAAAGGGAAGTCAGTGAGGATTTTTGTATGTTTGGTTGAATGAGTACActtaggcccagtttggaagagcatatttgagcttatctgacagcataagctcttatgccagtgtttgggagggctcatgcaaacagcttatggcctgccataagctattttcagcttattttcataagctactcaggatagcttatgaaaaacagcttatgcttatatacagcttatttttaatttatttcaataaatttttaaaaatagcttatgaataagcgcttaattaagctgtttttccaaacggggccttaatCAGTTAACCTTTAAAATAATGTTGTATTGAGAGTGGCTTTACTAGTTGATAATGATGTTCCATATGTTACTATTTACTGAATTTCTAGCTGCAGTATATACTCTTGGTTGGGGATGGGATTTAGTAGATACTTGACAATATTTAGCGTGTTTTTATCTCCTTTCCCCTTCCTATTGTCTTTGCATGTTAACAGTTCTACTTCTGGCATAGCCTTAATCTAATGAAATTGGATATTCACTACttacaataaaattatttaagagATTTTCTTATAATCTCCCATGGTTTTCTTATAATCAGTTAACCTTTAAAATAATGTTGTATTGAGAGTGGCTTTACTAGTTGATAATGATGTTCCATATGTTACTATTTACAGAATTTCTAGCTGCAGTATATACTCTTGGTTGGGGATGGGGTTTAGTAGATACTTGACAATATTTAGCGTGTTTTTATCTCCTTTCCCCTTCCTATTGTCTTTGCATGTTAACAGTTCTACTTCTGGCATAGCCTTAATCTAATGAAATTGGATATTCACTACttacaataaaattatttaagagATTTTCTTATAATCTCCCATGGTTTGTGTGGTTATCTCGAATGATACAAGTTCTCAACATCATGTTCTTCTTTTATGTGGCTTATTGCAGTACCTGTACTATCTTTCTTCAGTGCATAACTGGGAATtcgtttttcacttttttgttATACCAAGATGTTTGTCTTATTTTGGATGTTTCAAAATTCTGCAGGATTATCATGATAGTTGAAGCAGTGTGTGCCGGATGCTTTATGAGTCTTTACATTGGTAGGTTTTACACTGCCTTGTGGAGGGAAGGGGAGACAAAGCTAGAAATTTAATAggcttgttatggtttttttcttttgatgggGCCAAacaatttatataaaaaaatgagaaCATTTAAAGAAATGCTATGAAAAACTTGGGAATTGTATTGTTATGTAGTTTAATagataaaattatataaaaaattaaacagtTATGAGGGGGGGCGGGGACTGTATCCCTCTTTGGATGAAGAAGCTGGAAAATGTATTGCATTCCACTAATTTAATTAGATAGTGACATCTTTTGTTTAAATTCGTGTCTTTCATCTTTGTATAGTAGTtgttgtaataatttttttatgcagTCCTTTTTATATGCATTTTTTGTGCAAGCAGGTTACATACACCAGTACAATTCATTGAACTCCCATCCTGATGTTCTGAAGTCCTTATACTCACCACTACAACCATCAAGTTCTTTGGAGGGTCTAAGGCAAACattttgtaattttgtttcttttttaattaaattcatgGCTCAATATTCATGTTTAATTTGCAAACAGAAAAATTAGAAACTTTGCTTGGCGTAATATACTATTTCTGAGATGGTATACATGTTCATGTTATATGCCAAAAACACAAATGCAAGTCACATCAACAATCACAAATGAACCTCTGGGTTCTTGAATTGTGAAGATTGTGAACTCtataatttgtatatttttatgCAATAGGTACTATGATGGTAGGCTCTCTGATCAGCAAATGGCTTTGTTGCAATACCAGCGTGAAAATCTTCATTTTTTGAGTGAGGAGGTATATGATGATTTGAAGCATTCATTTACGGTTGATTTGATAGTTTAGACATTCCACTAATGGTAACTTGGTTAAATTAGTTCTCCATCAACATTTGGTCTTACAGATTCTTCGATTGCAAGAGTGTTTAAGCAAATATGAACGAACTGATGACCGGAGCACACCACAGGTAATAATGAACTCAGATAAATTATTCCCTTCCTAGCCTTCTTTCTACATCCTCTTAATCTTAAATTCTAGTACGTTTATGTCTCTTACACTGAGCATGTGTTGTTATGGTTATATCCAGGTAGAATATTCAAcgtgatatttttttaattagggAGTTATCAAATTATGAAATAGCAAATACCTTTTTTGAGTTAGTAGGATTGCACTGCAATTTGAATTCTTCTGGTGGCATAAACCAGAGCACATGTTGACACCACGCTACCATGAGGGCATCTAATTTGAATGACTCGAAgaatttcgttccaataacctGAAGCTGATGGCACTGCCTATTCTGTTAAGATCTTGGACGAAGGAT contains:
- the LOC130724268 gene encoding protein FIP1 isoform X3 — encoded protein: MSPVLCSCDVLLLLLTVKFQYKIGGLFIIHTSRFKPKGIFQQYLVYQVQKIRLQGYYSFSQKLKFIVRIPFAVTAYGTAAMLLVIVWKAYTGFLSISAILRIIMIVEAVCAGCFMSLYIGYIHQYNSLNSHPDVLKSLYSPLQPSSSLEGLRYYDGRLSDQQMALLQYQRENLHFLSEEILRLQECLSKYERTDDRSTPQVDLAHLLAVRDQELRTLSAEMNQVQSELRLARSLIAERDSEIQHVRSTNNQYVEENERLRAILGEWSTRAAKLERALETERMSNIELQRKISTLRHQSHMSREATEHGA
- the LOC130724268 gene encoding protein FIP1 isoform X4 translates to MSPVLCSCDVLLLLLTGIFQQYLVYQVQKIRLQGYYSFSQKLKFIVRIPFAVTAYGTAAMLLVIVWKAYTGFLSISAILRIIMIVEAVCAGCFMSLYIGYIHQYNSLNSHPDVLKSLYSPLQPSSSLEGLRYYDGRLSDQQMALLQYQRENLHFLSEEILRLQECLSKYERTDDRSTPQVDLAHLLAVRDQELRTLSAEMNQVQSELRLARSLIAERDSEIQHVRSTNNQYVEENERLRAILGEWSTRAAKLERALETERMSNIELQRKISTLRHQSHMSREATEHGA
- the LOC130724268 gene encoding protein FIP1 isoform X1; translation: MATERYASPPATTSPEDNALFLDILHEAPLFAHRKAARIVGSVFYCILLASYATLAIGATWIFRPVQGLMSPVLCSCDVLLLLLTVKFQYKIGGLFIIHTSRFKPKGIFQQYLVYQVQKIRLQGYYSFSQKLKFIVRIPFAVTAYGTAAMLLVIVWKAYTGFLSISAILRIIMIVEAVCAGCFMSLYIGYIHQYNSLNSHPDVLKSLYSPLQPSSSLEGLRYYDGRLSDQQMALLQYQRENLHFLSEEILRLQECLSKYERTDDRSTPQVDLAHLLAVRDQELRTLSAEMNQVQSELRLARSLIAERDSEIQHVRSTNNQYVEENERLRAILGEWSTRAAKLERALETERMSNIELQRKISTLRHQSHMSREATEHGA
- the LOC130724268 gene encoding protein FIP1 isoform X2, whose product is MATERYASPPATTSPEDNALFLDILHEAPLFAHRKAARIVGSVFYCILLASYATLAIGATWIFRPVQGLMSPVLCSCDVLLLLLTGIFQQYLVYQVQKIRLQGYYSFSQKLKFIVRIPFAVTAYGTAAMLLVIVWKAYTGFLSISAILRIIMIVEAVCAGCFMSLYIGYIHQYNSLNSHPDVLKSLYSPLQPSSSLEGLRYYDGRLSDQQMALLQYQRENLHFLSEEILRLQECLSKYERTDDRSTPQVDLAHLLAVRDQELRTLSAEMNQVQSELRLARSLIAERDSEIQHVRSTNNQYVEENERLRAILGEWSTRAAKLERALETERMSNIELQRKISTLRHQSHMSREATEHGA